A stretch of Aeromicrobium tamlense DNA encodes these proteins:
- a CDS encoding aminotransferase class I/II-fold pyridoxal phosphate-dependent enzyme yields the protein MTLDSLSRDQLDAFLAEQQQAYADLQQAGLKLDITRGKPSSDQLDLSEGLLTTPVEAHVSGGVDVRNYGGGTGLTELREIFAELLGVPVGQLLAGNNASLSMMHDSIVFAMLHGVPGGSAPWKDGPVKFLAPAPGYDRHFAICEHLGIEMIPVEMREDGPDMEAVRAHVADPAVKGIWIVPTYSNPTGAVVSEQVAAELASLETAADDFRIYWDNAYAVHDLTEEHAKSADILGLCSAAGHPDRPLMFASTSKITLAGSGVSFLAGSPDNIAWYLSHTAIRTIGPDKVNQLRHAQFLGSPQGVLDLMARHREILAPKFDTVLRILSERLGPHEVATWTTPKGGYFVSLDVVDGTASRVVQLAKEAGISLTPAGASFPYGKDPRDRNIRIAPSFPPLQELTLAMEGLATCVLLAAAEKAASA from the coding sequence GTGACCCTCGACTCCCTCTCCCGTGACCAGCTCGACGCCTTCCTGGCCGAGCAGCAGCAGGCCTATGCCGACCTCCAGCAGGCCGGCCTGAAGCTCGACATCACGCGCGGCAAGCCGTCCTCGGACCAGCTCGACCTCTCCGAGGGCCTGCTGACGACGCCGGTCGAGGCTCACGTGTCCGGCGGCGTCGACGTCCGCAACTACGGCGGCGGCACGGGCCTGACCGAGCTGCGCGAGATCTTCGCCGAGCTGCTCGGCGTCCCCGTGGGCCAGCTCCTCGCCGGCAACAACGCGAGCCTGTCGATGATGCACGACTCGATCGTGTTCGCGATGCTGCACGGCGTCCCCGGCGGATCGGCCCCGTGGAAGGACGGCCCGGTCAAGTTCCTGGCCCCCGCGCCGGGCTACGACCGCCACTTCGCGATCTGCGAGCACCTCGGGATCGAGATGATCCCGGTCGAGATGCGCGAGGACGGCCCCGACATGGAGGCCGTGCGCGCCCACGTCGCCGACCCCGCGGTCAAGGGCATCTGGATCGTGCCGACCTACTCCAACCCCACCGGTGCCGTCGTGAGCGAGCAGGTCGCCGCCGAGCTCGCCTCGCTGGAGACCGCCGCCGACGACTTCCGGATCTACTGGGACAACGCCTACGCGGTCCACGACCTCACCGAGGAGCACGCGAAGTCGGCCGACATCCTCGGCCTGTGCTCGGCAGCCGGGCACCCCGACCGCCCGCTGATGTTCGCGTCCACGTCGAAGATCACGCTGGCCGGATCGGGCGTCAGCTTCCTCGCGGGCTCGCCCGACAACATCGCCTGGTACCTGTCGCACACGGCGATCCGCACGATCGGCCCCGACAAGGTCAACCAGCTGCGCCACGCGCAGTTCCTCGGCAGCCCGCAGGGCGTGCTCGACCTCATGGCGCGCCACCGCGAGATCCTGGCGCCGAAGTTCGACACGGTGCTGCGGATCCTGTCCGAGCGTCTCGGCCCGCACGAGGTCGCCACGTGGACCACGCCCAAGGGCGGCTACTTCGTCAGCCTCGACGTCGTCGACGGCACCGCCTCGCGCGTCGTGCAGCTGGCCAAGGAGGCCGGCATCTCGCTCACGCCCGCCGGCGCCTCGTTCCCGTACGGCAAGGACCCGCGCGACCGCAACATCCGCATCGCGCCGTCGTTCCCGCCGCTGCAGGAGCTGACGCTCGCGATGGAGGGCCTGGCCACGTGCGTGCTGCTCGCCGCGGCCGAGAAGGCCGCCTCGGCCTGA
- a CDS encoding glycerate kinase family protein yields MRIVVAPDKFAGTLTAPQAARAIAEGWRRTAPGDELVEAPMADGGPGFLDALQGAFGADARLEVVTVPGPLGEPAPVGLLVAGDTVYLESAQACGLHLVSERRPMDATTVGVGRAIAAAVDGGARRIVVGLGGSATSDGGAGLLAALGATSDVPLDAGPTGLDGVTEVDLAPARARLEGIELVVAADVETTLLGMFGAARTFGPQKGLTDEQVITVDHRLDRFVEAACGSTPAERRVADQKGAGAAGGLGFALLVLGAEVTSGIGLVAREAGLADLVAGADLVISGEGAFDYSSRAGKVVHGVASIAMEHATPCVVLAGRVDVGSREMRALGVESAYGMVDRVGEEAALREPHRYLADLAERVARSWSA; encoded by the coding sequence GTGCGCATCGTCGTCGCCCCGGACAAGTTCGCCGGCACTCTTACCGCACCCCAGGCTGCGCGCGCCATCGCCGAGGGGTGGCGGCGCACCGCGCCCGGCGACGAGCTCGTCGAGGCACCCATGGCCGACGGTGGACCGGGCTTCCTCGACGCCCTGCAGGGCGCGTTCGGAGCCGACGCGCGCCTCGAGGTCGTCACCGTGCCCGGCCCGCTGGGCGAGCCGGCGCCGGTCGGGCTGCTGGTCGCCGGTGACACGGTCTACCTGGAGTCCGCGCAGGCGTGCGGGCTGCACCTGGTGTCCGAGCGGCGTCCGATGGACGCCACCACCGTCGGCGTCGGCCGGGCGATCGCCGCGGCCGTCGACGGGGGAGCGCGGCGCATCGTCGTGGGACTGGGCGGCAGCGCCACCAGCGACGGAGGAGCGGGACTGCTCGCGGCCCTCGGCGCCACGTCCGACGTCCCCCTGGACGCCGGCCCCACCGGGCTGGACGGCGTCACCGAGGTCGACCTGGCCCCGGCACGTGCGCGGCTCGAGGGGATCGAGCTCGTGGTCGCGGCCGACGTTGAGACCACCCTGCTCGGGATGTTCGGCGCGGCGCGCACCTTCGGTCCCCAGAAGGGCCTCACGGACGAGCAGGTCATCACCGTCGACCACCGTCTCGACCGCTTCGTCGAGGCCGCCTGCGGCAGCACGCCCGCCGAGCGACGCGTCGCCGACCAGAAGGGTGCCGGCGCCGCCGGTGGTCTCGGGTTCGCGCTGCTGGTCCTGGGCGCCGAGGTCACGTCGGGCATCGGCCTGGTCGCCCGGGAGGCGGGCCTCGCCGACCTCGTGGCGGGCGCCGACCTCGTGATCTCGGGGGAGGGGGCGTTCGACTACTCCTCCCGCGCGGGCAAGGTCGTGCACGGCGTCGCCTCGATCGCCATGGAGCACGCCACGCCCTGTGTCGTCCTCGCCGGTCGCGTCGACGTCGGCAGCCGCGAGATGCGCGCCCTGGGCGTCGAGTCGGCCTACGGGATGGTCGACCGGGTGGGCGAGGAGGCCGCGCTGCGCGAGCCCCACCGGTATCTGGCCGACCTCGCCGAGCGCGTCGCCCGGTCCTGGTCGGCCTGA
- a CDS encoding HesB/IscA family protein, whose protein sequence is MTATDQTTTETTPADGVTLSDGAAGKVKSLLQQEGRDDLALRIAVQPGGCSGLRYQLFFDERTLDGDEIREFDGVNVVVDRMSLPYLHGATIDFVDTIEKQGFTIDNPMATGSCACGDSFH, encoded by the coding sequence ATGACCGCCACGGACCAGACCACCACCGAGACCACGCCCGCCGACGGTGTGACCCTGAGCGACGGCGCGGCCGGGAAGGTCAAGAGCCTGCTGCAGCAGGAGGGCCGCGACGACCTCGCGCTGCGCATCGCCGTGCAGCCCGGCGGCTGCTCGGGACTGCGCTACCAGCTCTTCTTCGACGAGCGCACGCTCGACGGCGACGAGATCCGCGAGTTCGACGGCGTCAACGTCGTCGTCGACCGCATGAGCCTGCCGTACCTCCACGGCGCGACGATCGACTTCGTCGACACCATCGAGAAGCAGGGCTTCACCATCGACAACCCGATGGCGACCGGCTCCTGCGCCTGCGGTGACTCCTTCCACTGA
- a CDS encoding carbohydrate kinase family protein yields MHLAIAGSVATDHLQTFAGKFSDSLVPDQLDKLAVSFLVEDLDVRRGGCAANIAFGLGSLGLHPTLVAAVGRDFDLGYREWLQESGVDCSSVLVSPTLHTALCTITTDEAHAQIVTFYPGAMAQAREIDIAALHAERPIDLLLIGPDDPDGMLRHTRTARELGIPFAADPSQQLAWAGGELIRDLIDGAAYLFSNDYEAALIAKKTGWSDADIAERVGVRVVTHGKDGCVVHEADGTRHQIGAIEGVTAVDPTGVGDSFRAGFMAGVAAGLSLDRAAQVGCTIAASVVETIGTQEYVLERSAFLDRVRSTYGDEACDEIGTALSITHDTVVKSG; encoded by the coding sequence GTGCACCTCGCCATCGCCGGGTCGGTAGCCACCGACCACCTGCAGACCTTCGCCGGCAAGTTCTCCGACTCGCTCGTCCCCGACCAGCTGGACAAGCTGGCGGTCTCGTTCCTGGTCGAGGACCTCGACGTCCGCCGCGGCGGATGCGCCGCCAACATCGCCTTCGGGCTCGGCAGCCTCGGGCTGCACCCCACGCTCGTCGCCGCCGTCGGTCGCGACTTCGACCTCGGCTACCGCGAGTGGCTCCAGGAGTCCGGCGTCGACTGCTCGAGCGTCTTGGTGTCGCCCACGCTGCACACCGCGCTGTGCACCATCACGACCGACGAGGCGCACGCCCAGATCGTGACGTTCTACCCCGGCGCGATGGCCCAGGCGCGCGAGATCGACATCGCCGCGCTGCATGCCGAGCGCCCGATCGACCTGCTCCTCATCGGCCCCGACGACCCCGACGGCATGCTGCGGCACACGCGCACCGCCCGCGAGCTGGGCATCCCGTTCGCCGCCGATCCCTCCCAGCAGCTGGCCTGGGCCGGGGGAGAGCTGATCCGCGACCTGATCGACGGTGCCGCGTACCTGTTCAGCAACGACTACGAAGCGGCCCTGATCGCCAAGAAGACCGGCTGGAGCGACGCCGACATCGCCGAGCGCGTGGGCGTCCGCGTCGTCACGCACGGCAAGGACGGCTGCGTCGTCCACGAGGCCGACGGCACGCGCCACCAGATCGGGGCCATCGAGGGCGTCACCGCCGTCGACCCGACGGGCGTCGGCGACAGCTTCCGGGCGGGATTCATGGCCGGCGTCGCCGCCGGGCTCTCGCTCGACCGCGCGGCCCAGGTGGGCTGCACGATCGCGGCCAGCGTGGTCGAGACGATCGGCACCCAGGAGTACGTGCTGGAACGCTCGGCGTTCCTCGATCGGGTGCGCTCGACGTACGGCGACGAGGCCTGCGACGAGATCGGCACGGCGCTGTCGATCACCCATGACACGGTCGTCAAGTCAGGCTGA
- the ctaC gene encoding aa3-type cytochrome oxidase subunit II produces the protein MKLAALTALAAVMLGGCSPLDESDLNRLALPVAGSDRSIYMWNLWLGTWIAVLVVFLLVFGMILYAPLRYRRKNADDPAPVQVRYNLPLEALYTIAPVIIVAVFFFHTVESQNAQLEEVENPDHTIEVVGSKWQWTFNYLEGAPGGESVFDQGDTANLPELWLPKGESVKFELISPDVIHSFWVPEFYFKMDVVPGNIPGKDGNNSFTMTPNREGTFTGRCAELCGVYHTRMLFKVKVVSPEEYRAHLAELEAAGQVGDPKGSTTADTVAGLDASGESEPED, from the coding sequence ATGAAACTGGCGGCGTTGACCGCCCTGGCCGCTGTCATGCTTGGCGGCTGCTCGCCCTTGGACGAGTCGGACCTGAACCGACTCGCGCTCCCCGTGGCCGGATCTGACCGATCCATCTACATGTGGAACCTGTGGCTCGGTACGTGGATCGCAGTGCTCGTGGTGTTCCTGCTGGTGTTCGGCATGATCCTCTACGCGCCCCTCCGCTACCGCCGCAAGAACGCCGATGATCCCGCGCCGGTCCAGGTGCGCTACAACCTCCCGCTGGAGGCGCTGTACACGATCGCCCCGGTCATCATCGTCGCGGTGTTCTTCTTCCACACGGTCGAGTCGCAGAACGCGCAGCTCGAGGAGGTCGAGAACCCCGATCACACGATCGAGGTCGTCGGCAGCAAGTGGCAGTGGACCTTCAACTACCTCGAGGGCGCCCCCGGTGGGGAGTCGGTCTTCGACCAGGGTGACACCGCGAACCTGCCCGAGCTGTGGCTGCCCAAGGGCGAGTCGGTGAAGTTCGAGCTCATCTCGCCGGACGTCATCCACTCCTTCTGGGTCCCCGAGTTCTACTTCAAGATGGACGTCGTCCCGGGCAACATCCCCGGCAAGGACGGCAACAACTCATTCACGATGACGCCGAACCGCGAGGGCACCTTCACCGGTCGCTGCGCCGAGCTCTGCGGCGTCTACCACACCCGCATGCTGTTCAAGGTCAAGGTCGTCTCCCCCGAGGAGTACCGCGCCCACCTCGCCGAGCTCGAGGCCGCCGGCCAGGTCGGCGATCCGAAGGGCTCGACCACAGCTGACACCGTCGCCGGGCTGGACGCCAGCGGCGAGAGCGAACCGGAGGACTGA
- the ctaD gene encoding aa3-type cytochrome oxidase subunit I — translation MATATFDASEPRRPVRERSLGTKAFTLLTTTDHKVIGQMYAVTTFFFFIFGGILALIIRAELARPGGQFVGDETYNQLFTMHGTIMLLMFATPLFFAFGNMIMPLQIGAPDVAFPRLNMFSYWLYLFGSLIAVSGFIVPGGAASFGWFAYLPLSDSIHSPGVGGDLWVMGLYMSGLGTILGAVNFITTIFCMRAPGMTMFRMPIFVWNTLVTSILIIIVFPVFAAALLALGADRMLGAHVFDPSTGGPIMYQHLFWFFGHPEVYIIALPFFGIITEVLPVFSRKPVFGYVGLVGATLAIAVLSAAVWAHHMFVTGAVNLAFFSFMTLLIGVPTGVKFFNWIGTMWGGSVSFDTPLLFSLGFLTTFLFGGLTGIVLASPALDFHLSDTYFVVAHFHYVVFGTVVFAMFAGYYYWWPKITGRMLDEKLGKIHFWLLFVGFHLTFLVQHWLGVEGFPRRYADYLPGDGFTRLNEISTIGAFLLGASTLPFIYNVWKSRKAPLVRQDDPWGWGRTLEWATSSPPPRHNFVSLPRIRSESPAFDLHHPDVVELEMAQNPDANEPLADTPDLEGRGEALGGKNPKAGE, via the coding sequence ATGGCCACCGCAACCTTCGACGCGTCAGAACCGCGCCGACCCGTCAGGGAGCGCTCCCTCGGGACGAAGGCCTTCACGCTGCTGACGACCACCGACCACAAGGTCATCGGTCAGATGTACGCCGTGACGACGTTCTTCTTCTTCATCTTCGGTGGCATCCTGGCCCTCATCATCCGTGCCGAGCTCGCTCGCCCGGGTGGCCAGTTCGTCGGCGACGAGACGTACAACCAGCTGTTCACGATGCACGGCACGATCATGCTGCTGATGTTCGCGACGCCGCTGTTCTTCGCCTTCGGCAACATGATCATGCCGCTGCAGATCGGTGCTCCCGACGTCGCGTTCCCGCGCCTGAACATGTTCAGCTACTGGCTGTACCTGTTCGGCTCGCTGATCGCCGTCTCGGGCTTCATCGTCCCCGGCGGCGCCGCCAGCTTCGGCTGGTTCGCCTACCTGCCGCTGTCGGACTCGATCCACAGCCCCGGCGTCGGTGGCGACCTGTGGGTCATGGGCCTGTACATGTCGGGTCTGGGCACGATCCTGGGCGCGGTCAACTTCATCACCACGATCTTCTGCATGCGCGCTCCCGGCATGACGATGTTCCGGATGCCGATCTTCGTGTGGAACACGCTGGTCACCAGCATCCTGATCATCATCGTGTTCCCGGTGTTCGCCGCGGCGCTGCTCGCGCTGGGCGCCGACCGCATGCTCGGGGCGCACGTGTTCGACCCCTCCACGGGCGGACCGATCATGTACCAGCACCTGTTCTGGTTCTTCGGTCACCCCGAGGTCTACATCATCGCCCTGCCGTTCTTCGGCATCATCACCGAAGTCCTGCCGGTCTTCAGCCGCAAGCCGGTCTTCGGCTACGTCGGTCTGGTCGGCGCGACCCTGGCGATCGCGGTCCTCTCGGCCGCGGTGTGGGCCCACCACATGTTCGTCACCGGAGCGGTGAACCTGGCGTTCTTCAGCTTCATGACGTTGTTGATCGGCGTGCCGACAGGCGTGAAGTTCTTCAACTGGATCGGCACGATGTGGGGCGGGTCCGTCTCGTTCGACACACCCCTGCTGTTCTCGCTGGGCTTCCTCACGACCTTCCTCTTCGGTGGTCTGACCGGCATCGTCCTGGCCTCGCCGGCCCTGGACTTCCACCTCTCCGACACCTACTTCGTCGTGGCGCACTTCCACTACGTCGTGTTCGGCACGGTCGTGTTCGCGATGTTCGCCGGCTACTACTACTGGTGGCCGAAGATCACGGGCCGGATGCTCGACGAGAAGCTGGGCAAGATCCACTTCTGGCTGCTGTTCGTCGGCTTCCACCTGACGTTCCTGGTGCAGCACTGGCTGGGCGTCGAGGGCTTCCCGCGTCGCTACGCCGACTACCTGCCCGGCGACGGCTTCACCCGCCTGAACGAGATCTCCACGATCGGTGCGTTCCTGCTCGGTGCCTCCACGCTGCCGTTCATCTACAACGTGTGGAAGTCCCGCAAGGCGCCCCTGGTCCGCCAGGACGACCCGTGGGGCTGGGGCCGCACGCTCGAGTGGGCCACGTCCAGCCCGCCGCCGCGTCACAACTTCGTGTCGCTGCCGCGGATCCGCTCGGAGAGCCCGGCCTTCGACCTGCACCACCCCGACGTGGTGGAGCTGGAGATGGCCCAGAACCCCGACGCCAACGAGCCGCTGGCCGACACCCCCGACCTCGAGGGTCGTGGCGAGGCGCTCGGCGGCAAGAACCCCAAGGCTGGTGAGTGA
- a CDS encoding cytochrome c oxidase subunit 4, translating to MRKEFWLFFSCAIFFVIVTPVYWAVAHEVTGTVALIMAMLLFFMISFYLWFVAKAIPERPEDRLDGEIAEGAGELGFFPPFSWWPLFAAMSFGFLVLGVVFGWWMFILALPFGAICVCGWIFEYYRGIHAH from the coding sequence ATGCGCAAGGAATTCTGGCTGTTCTTCAGCTGCGCGATCTTCTTCGTGATCGTCACCCCGGTCTACTGGGCCGTGGCGCACGAGGTCACCGGCACGGTCGCGCTGATCATGGCGATGCTGCTGTTCTTCATGATCAGCTTCTACCTGTGGTTCGTGGCCAAGGCCATCCCCGAGCGTCCCGAGGACCGTCTCGACGGTGAGATCGCGGAGGGCGCCGGCGAGCTCGGCTTCTTCCCGCCCTTCTCCTGGTGGCCGCTGTTCGCCGCCATGTCTTTCGGCTTCCTGGTCCTGGGCGTCGTCTTCGGCTGGTGGATGTTCATCCTGGCCCTGCCATTCGGCGCGATCTGCGTCTGCGGCTGGATCTTCGAGTACTACCGCGGGATCCACGCTCACTGA
- a CDS encoding L,D-transpeptidase: MSRWGMRAVGALVVMVLASSCTSGGGSGDPAEQEKAKDPLTITASVENGAADVPVDSVVTVDGFDGQLADVTLASADGATTIPGEVHGVRWTAGQLLEPATTYVLTASGTGDDGRQVTETSRFTTRALSLDEQTYPAVAPLQGETVGVGMPVIVSFDIAVKDRAAFEKRMKVTAQPATDGGWYWLSDNTAHWRPKKFWKPGTKVTVDLGLNSVHAGNGIYGQQDQHVEFTVGRSVVSVVDTRRHRMTVKIDGKARRTIPVSTGDADHRSRNGIKVIMEKHRSIDMDAATTGVDSDDPNYYNLKGVKYAMRVTNSGEFLHAAPWSAASQGNANVSHGCVGMSTKDAAWVFAQSKRGDIVSYVGSPRRLEPANGWTDWNRSWDEWLEGSALGADAEDA; the protein is encoded by the coding sequence GTGAGCAGGTGGGGAATGCGGGCCGTGGGTGCCCTGGTCGTGATGGTCCTGGCGTCGTCGTGCACGAGTGGCGGCGGCAGCGGTGACCCGGCCGAGCAGGAGAAGGCCAAGGATCCGCTGACGATCACCGCGAGCGTCGAGAACGGTGCCGCGGACGTCCCCGTCGACTCGGTGGTCACGGTCGACGGCTTCGACGGCCAGCTGGCCGACGTCACGCTCGCGAGCGCCGACGGCGCGACGACGATCCCCGGCGAGGTGCACGGCGTCCGCTGGACCGCCGGGCAGCTGCTCGAGCCCGCCACCACCTACGTGCTCACCGCCTCCGGAACGGGTGACGACGGCCGGCAGGTCACCGAGACCTCGCGGTTCACCACGCGAGCCCTGAGCCTCGACGAGCAGACGTACCCGGCCGTGGCCCCGCTCCAGGGCGAGACCGTCGGCGTCGGCATGCCCGTCATCGTCAGCTTCGACATCGCGGTCAAGGACCGGGCCGCCTTCGAGAAGCGGATGAAGGTCACCGCCCAGCCGGCCACCGACGGTGGCTGGTACTGGCTCAGCGACAACACCGCCCACTGGCGGCCGAAGAAGTTCTGGAAGCCCGGCACGAAGGTCACGGTCGACCTCGGCCTGAACAGCGTCCACGCCGGCAACGGCATCTACGGCCAGCAGGACCAGCACGTGGAGTTCACGGTGGGTCGCTCGGTCGTGAGCGTCGTCGACACGCGGCGCCATCGCATGACCGTGAAGATCGACGGCAAGGCCCGGCGGACGATCCCGGTCTCCACCGGCGACGCCGACCACCGCAGCCGCAACGGCATCAAGGTGATCATGGAGAAGCACCGTTCGATCGACATGGACGCGGCCACGACGGGCGTGGACTCCGACGACCCGAACTACTACAACCTCAAGGGCGTCAAGTACGCGATGCGCGTGACGAACTCGGGAGAGTTCCTCCACGCTGCCCCGTGGTCCGCCGCCTCGCAGGGCAACGCCAACGTGAGCCACGGCTGCGTCGGCATGAGCACGAAGGACGCCGCGTGGGTGTTCGCGCAGAGCAAGCGCGGCGACATCGTCAGCTATGTCGGCAGCCCGCGTCGCCTCGAGCCCGCCAACGGGTGGACCGACTGGAACCGCTCGTGGGACGAGTGGCTCGAGGGCTCCGCGCTGGGCGCGGACGCCGAGGACGCCTGA
- a CDS encoding HhH-GPD-type base excision DNA repair protein produces MSLSITGDATADQLLTDDPFALLVGMLLDQQIAMEAAFSGPAKILERVGTLDPAEIATQDPEGFEAVFRQTPAVHRYPGSMAGRVQTLAAAVRDEWGGDAAAIWTQGSPDGAEVLKRLKALPGFGEQKAKIFLALLGKQYGFDGAGWREAAGDYGQPGHRSVADITSPESLAKVREFKREQKAAAKAAKAR; encoded by the coding sequence ATGAGCCTCTCGATCACCGGTGATGCCACCGCCGACCAGCTGCTGACGGACGACCCCTTCGCCCTCCTCGTGGGCATGCTGCTCGACCAGCAGATCGCGATGGAGGCGGCCTTCTCCGGGCCGGCGAAGATCCTCGAGCGCGTCGGCACGCTGGACCCGGCCGAGATCGCCACGCAGGATCCTGAGGGCTTCGAGGCCGTCTTCCGGCAGACGCCCGCCGTGCACCGCTACCCCGGCTCGATGGCCGGGCGCGTGCAGACGCTCGCGGCCGCCGTGCGCGACGAGTGGGGCGGCGACGCCGCGGCGATCTGGACCCAGGGCTCCCCCGACGGCGCCGAGGTGCTCAAGCGGCTCAAGGCGCTGCCCGGCTTCGGCGAGCAGAAGGCCAAGATCTTCCTGGCCCTGCTCGGCAAGCAGTACGGCTTCGACGGCGCCGGCTGGCGCGAGGCCGCCGGCGACTACGGCCAGCCCGGTCACCGCAGCGTCGCGGACATCACCAGTCCCGAGTCGCTGGCGAAGGTGCGCGAGTTCAAGCGCGAGCAGAAGGCGGCGGCGAAGGCGGCGAAGGCGCGCTGA
- the pstC gene encoding phosphate ABC transporter permease subunit PstC, whose protein sequence is MTTVLPTRVSSDAPDVPRTIRGGQAGADRVFAVAMRATGTTVLLITGGIGLFLALQAVPTLRHYGASFFTETQWEPDADVVGIGAVLVGTFSVAAVALVVAFPLALATALYISEYAPARLRGLLVSMVDLMAAVPSIIYGLWGFFLLQPHASAVARWLHEYLGFLPFFEVQADPQAAIWEQSRYTASAFIAGLAVAMMVIPMACAVMRQVFSQAPLGEREAAYALGATRWGMIRSVVLPFGRGGIIGGTMLGLGRALGETIAVLLIISPAFELKPRVLEIGTNTVSALIAGRFGEASGGQLQALLTAGFVLFVITLVINTAAAVVVSRSRSGAGTEA, encoded by the coding sequence GTGACCACGGTCCTGCCCACCCGGGTGTCGTCCGACGCACCGGACGTCCCCCGCACGATCCGAGGCGGCCAGGCCGGCGCCGACCGGGTCTTCGCCGTCGCCATGAGGGCCACCGGGACGACCGTCCTGCTGATCACCGGCGGCATCGGCCTGTTCCTCGCGCTGCAGGCGGTGCCGACGCTGCGCCACTACGGTGCCTCGTTCTTCACCGAGACGCAGTGGGAGCCCGACGCGGACGTCGTCGGCATCGGTGCCGTGCTGGTCGGCACGTTCTCGGTCGCGGCCGTCGCGCTCGTCGTGGCGTTCCCGCTGGCGCTCGCCACGGCGCTGTACATCAGCGAGTACGCGCCGGCGCGGCTGCGCGGCCTGCTGGTGTCGATGGTCGACCTCATGGCGGCCGTGCCGAGCATCATCTACGGACTCTGGGGCTTCTTCCTGCTCCAGCCGCACGCGAGCGCGGTGGCCCGCTGGCTGCACGAGTACCTGGGCTTCCTGCCGTTCTTCGAGGTGCAGGCCGATCCGCAGGCCGCGATCTGGGAGCAGAGCCGCTACACCGCGTCGGCGTTCATCGCCGGCCTCGCCGTGGCCATGATGGTGATCCCGATGGCGTGCGCCGTGATGCGCCAAGTGTTCAGCCAGGCGCCGCTGGGGGAGCGGGAGGCCGCGTACGCCCTCGGCGCCACCCGCTGGGGCATGATCCGCTCGGTCGTCCTGCCCTTCGGGCGGGGCGGCATCATCGGCGGCACGATGCTCGGCCTCGGCCGCGCCCTCGGTGAGACCATCGCGGTCCTGCTGATCATCTCCCCGGCGTTCGAGCTCAAGCCTCGCGTGCTGGAGATCGGCACCAACACCGTCTCGGCGCTCATCGCCGGGCGGTTCGGCGAGGCCAGCGGCGGCCAGCTCCAGGCCCTGCTGACGGCGGGCTTCGTCCTGTTCGTCATCACGCTCGTCATCAACACGGCCGCGGCGGTCGTGGTCTCACGGAGCCGATCCGGAGCGGGGACCGAGGCATGA
- the pstA gene encoding phosphate ABC transporter permease PstA has product MSTSIARPDLATPQPPTGTRRLSTVTAEDRFVEIGSWVAGFALAWIVNARLLPWTGLLPLVLSTVVAGLAVLAVATAMTEPRPVVVDRVVAALVHVAALTVAVALLSTVAFIVYRGAEALFHLSLLTQDMSGVGPRDSFDRGGILHAIAGSLIQVGIAVLVTVPLGIGTAVFMTEVGGRYARIVRTVVEAMTALPSIVAGLFIYTTLIVALGIDRSGFAAAMALGVMMLPIIARAADVVLRVVPGGLREASLALGASRWRTVWHVVLPTARPGLATALILGVARGIGETSPVLLTSGAASFLVLDPTDGVMNSLPLFIYSTVRSGEPMYIERAFAAATVLLLLVLVLFAIARRLARPRKGSR; this is encoded by the coding sequence ATGAGCACCAGCATCGCCCGGCCGGACCTGGCCACGCCCCAGCCGCCCACCGGCACCCGCCGCCTGTCCACCGTGACGGCCGAGGACCGGTTCGTCGAGATCGGCTCGTGGGTCGCCGGCTTCGCTCTGGCGTGGATCGTCAACGCGCGGCTGCTGCCGTGGACGGGCCTGCTGCCCCTCGTGCTCTCGACCGTCGTCGCGGGCCTCGCCGTGCTCGCGGTGGCCACCGCCATGACCGAGCCGCGGCCCGTCGTCGTCGACCGGGTGGTCGCGGCCCTCGTGCACGTCGCGGCGCTCACGGTCGCCGTCGCACTGCTCTCCACCGTGGCGTTCATCGTCTACCGCGGCGCGGAGGCACTGTTCCACCTCTCGCTGCTCACGCAGGACATGTCCGGGGTCGGCCCGCGGGACTCCTTCGACCGCGGCGGCATCCTGCACGCGATCGCCGGGTCGCTCATCCAGGTCGGCATCGCCGTGCTCGTCACGGTGCCGCTCGGCATCGGCACGGCCGTGTTCATGACCGAGGTGGGCGGGCGCTACGCGCGCATCGTCCGCACGGTCGTCGAGGCGATGACGGCGCTGCCGTCGATCGTGGCCGGCCTGTTCATCTACACGACGCTCATCGTGGCGCTCGGGATCGACCGGTCGGGCTTCGCGGCCGCCATGGCGCTCGGTGTCATGATGCTGCCGATCATCGCCCGCGCGGCCGACGTCGTGCTGCGGGTGGTGCCGGGCGGCCTGCGCGAGGCGAGCCTCGCCCTCGGCGCGTCACGGTGGCGGACGGTCTGGCACGTCGTCCTGCCCACGGCACGCCCCGGCCTGGCCACCGCGCTCATCCTCGGCGTCGCCCGCGGCATCGGCGAGACCTCGCCGGTGCTGCTGACCTCCGGCGCCGCCTCGTTCCTCGTGCTCGACCCCACCGACGGCGTGATGAACTCGCTGCCGCTGTTCATCTACTCGACCGTGCGCAGCGGCGAGCCGATGTACATCGAGCGCGCCTTCGCCGCCGCCACCGTCCTCCTCCTGCTGGTGCTCGTGCTGTTCGCCATCGCCCGCCGCCTCGCCCGTCCTCGAAAGGGATCCCGATGA